One genomic window of Halococcus hamelinensis 100A6 includes the following:
- the metX gene encoding homoserine O-acetyltransferase MetX, giving the protein MTRETVSLGAFRFECGESIPELELAYESYGEFTGDNAVLVCHALTGSQHVARAGRSATDGSNGPSEALRGGMDQARAWWDDVVGAGKAIDTTERFVVCVNVPGSCYGSSGPASTDPETGEPYGTDFPAVTVADWTRAQRRLLDHLGVDRLKAVVGGSVGGMNALDWAKRYPEMVDRVVPVAAAARLDPQCVALDGVARRAITTDDDWNGGDYYGGKEPDDGLALARQIGHVMYLSKDSMERKFGRRAAGRGAARDDFPVDPAAGFFPYRDVESYLDYQARKFVERFDANSYLYLTRAMDNYDLAAGCASETDALANFEGEVLVMSFTGDWHFTTEQSESLAEAFRTAGVDVAHHVVDSDHGHDAFLVEPENVGPPLRDFLDSGVAGRAVTDTEAETGPAFAPVHASLFGD; this is encoded by the coding sequence ATGACGCGCGAGACGGTTTCGCTCGGGGCCTTCCGCTTCGAGTGCGGCGAGTCCATCCCGGAGCTCGAACTCGCCTACGAGTCCTACGGCGAGTTCACCGGCGACAACGCCGTCCTGGTCTGTCACGCCCTCACCGGCAGCCAGCACGTCGCGCGAGCGGGGCGGAGCGCGACGGACGGATCGAACGGACCGTCGGAAGCGCTGCGCGGCGGCATGGACCAGGCCCGTGCGTGGTGGGACGACGTCGTCGGCGCTGGCAAGGCCATCGACACCACCGAGCGGTTCGTGGTCTGTGTGAACGTCCCCGGCTCCTGTTATGGTTCCTCGGGGCCGGCCTCGACGGACCCCGAGACGGGCGAACCGTATGGAACCGACTTCCCCGCGGTTACCGTCGCGGACTGGACGCGTGCCCAGCGCCGGCTGCTCGACCACCTGGGGGTCGACCGCCTGAAGGCGGTGGTCGGCGGGTCGGTCGGCGGGATGAACGCGCTCGACTGGGCCAAACGCTATCCCGAGATGGTCGACCGGGTGGTGCCCGTCGCGGCGGCCGCGCGGCTCGACCCCCAGTGCGTGGCGCTCGACGGCGTCGCACGCCGGGCGATCACGACCGACGACGACTGGAACGGCGGCGACTACTACGGTGGGAAAGAGCCCGACGACGGCCTCGCGCTCGCCCGCCAGATCGGTCACGTGATGTACCTCTCGAAGGACTCGATGGAGCGGAAGTTCGGTCGGCGCGCCGCGGGCCGGGGCGCGGCTCGCGACGACTTCCCCGTCGACCCCGCCGCCGGCTTCTTCCCCTACCGGGACGTCGAGTCGTATCTCGACTACCAGGCCAGGAAGTTCGTCGAGCGCTTCGACGCCAACAGCTACCTCTACCTCACCCGCGCGATGGACAACTACGACCTCGCGGCGGGCTGTGCCTCCGAGACCGACGCGCTCGCGAACTTCGAGGGCGAGGTGCTCGTGATGAGCTTCACGGGCGATTGGCACTTCACCACCGAGCAGTCCGAGTCGCTCGCCGAGGCCTTCCGGACGGCGGGCGTCGACGTCGCCCACCACGTCGTCGACTCCGACCACGGCCACGACGCCTTCCTCGTCGAACCCGAGAACGTCGGCCCGCCGCTCCGGGACTTCCTCGATTCGGGGGTCGCCGGCCGCGCCGTCACCGACACCGAGGCCGAGACGGGGCCCGCGTTCGCGCCGGTCCACGCCAGCCTGTTCGGCGACTGA
- the serB gene encoding phosphoserine phosphatase SerB, with amino-acid sequence MNLVAFDFDGTLSNSEMTVLLGEQCGVADEMAAITERAMNDEIEYAESLRERVALLEGLPVEAVEAAFDEVRLNPGAADLINVLNDAGVVTAVLTGGFGRGVEHVLARNETPVDTIVANQLEFDGHRLTGEVSGPLVEGTKDDALRTVAGNAGVEVEDTVAVGDGANDLPMLRAAGLAVGYEPKPAVEPHCDVVVESMADLREVLEARDVL; translated from the coding sequence ATGAACCTCGTCGCGTTCGATTTCGACGGGACGCTCTCGAACTCGGAGATGACGGTCCTGCTCGGCGAACAGTGTGGCGTCGCCGACGAGATGGCGGCCATCACCGAACGCGCGATGAACGACGAGATCGAGTACGCCGAGAGCCTCCGTGAGCGTGTCGCGCTGCTCGAAGGCCTCCCGGTCGAGGCCGTCGAGGCCGCCTTCGACGAGGTCCGACTCAACCCCGGCGCAGCCGACCTCATCAACGTGCTCAACGACGCCGGCGTCGTCACGGCGGTCCTCACGGGTGGCTTCGGTCGCGGCGTCGAACACGTCCTCGCCCGGAACGAGACCCCGGTCGACACCATCGTGGCGAACCAACTCGAGTTCGACGGCCATCGGCTCACCGGCGAGGTCAGCGGCCCGCTGGTCGAGGGGACGAAGGACGACGCGCTCCGGACGGTGGCCGGAAACGCGGGAGTCGAGGTCGAGGACACGGTCGCCGTCGGCGACGGCGCGAACGACCTCCCGATGCTCCGCGCCGCGGGCCTCGCGGTTGGCTACGAACCGAAACCCGCCGTCGAACCCCACTGTGACGTCGTGGTCGAGTCGATGGCCGACCTCCGCGAGGTGCTCGAAGCGCGGGACGTTCTCTGA
- the serA gene encoding phosphoglycerate dehydrogenase, with translation MNVLVTDPIAEPGLDRLREAGHDVETAYDVEGDDLRSAVADAGALVVRSGTEVGREVFEAAPELTIVGRAGIGVDNIDIDAATEHGVIVANAPEGNVRAAAEHTVAMTFAAARSIPQAHGRLKQGEWAKSDYLGTELNGATLGIVGFGRVGQEVAKKLDGLGMNLVAYDPYISEERAGRLGAELVELDECLAQADVLTLHTPLTPETEDLISSDELDRMDGGFLVNCARGGVVDEDALAAAVEAGTLRGAAIDVFADEPLSPDSPLLDVDDVVVTPHLGASTHAAQENVATDIADQVLSAFRNEPVMNALNAPSMDASAFPRVRPYLDIASTAGKIATQLLDGRVEGIEIRYAGEIAEEELDLVTASALEGVFEPLEWQVNAVNAPQIADERGIDVTESKTRQSEDFQSLVTVTVKNGDQEVGVCGTLFAGEDPRIVRIDGFRVDAIPAGHMLVARNKDAPGVIGFIGTVLGDSDINIAGMFNARGTIGGEALTVYNLDHAVPEDLRERLEADERIIGTRYIALNGTE, from the coding sequence ATGAACGTACTCGTCACGGACCCCATCGCCGAGCCGGGCCTCGACCGGCTCCGCGAGGCGGGCCATGACGTCGAAACCGCCTACGATGTCGAGGGTGACGACCTCCGGTCGGCGGTCGCCGACGCCGGTGCGCTGGTCGTCCGGTCGGGCACCGAGGTCGGTCGCGAGGTGTTCGAGGCCGCACCGGAGCTCACGATCGTCGGGCGGGCCGGTATCGGGGTCGACAACATCGACATCGACGCCGCCACCGAACACGGCGTGATCGTCGCCAACGCACCCGAGGGCAACGTTCGCGCCGCTGCCGAGCACACCGTCGCGATGACGTTCGCCGCCGCGCGATCGATCCCCCAGGCCCACGGCCGGCTCAAGCAAGGTGAGTGGGCAAAGAGCGATTATTTGGGAACCGAGCTCAACGGCGCGACCCTCGGCATCGTCGGCTTCGGCCGGGTCGGCCAGGAGGTCGCGAAGAAGCTCGACGGCCTCGGGATGAACCTGGTGGCCTACGACCCCTACATCTCGGAGGAGCGCGCCGGCCGGCTGGGTGCCGAACTCGTCGAACTCGACGAGTGTCTCGCGCAGGCCGACGTGCTGACCCTCCACACCCCGCTCACCCCCGAGACGGAGGACCTGATCAGCAGCGACGAACTCGACCGGATGGACGGCGGCTTCCTCGTCAACTGCGCCCGCGGCGGCGTCGTCGACGAGGACGCGCTGGCCGCTGCCGTCGAGGCGGGTACCCTCCGGGGGGCGGCGATCGACGTCTTCGCGGACGAACCCCTCTCGCCCGACAGCCCGCTGCTCGACGTGGACGACGTGGTCGTGACGCCCCACCTCGGCGCGAGCACCCACGCCGCCCAGGAGAACGTCGCCACCGACATCGCCGACCAGGTGCTCTCGGCCTTCCGGAACGAACCGGTGATGAACGCGCTCAACGCACCCTCGATGGACGCGAGCGCGTTCCCGCGGGTCCGCCCCTACCTCGACATCGCCTCGACGGCGGGGAAGATCGCCACCCAGCTCCTCGACGGCCGGGTCGAGGGCATCGAGATACGCTACGCCGGCGAGATCGCCGAGGAGGAGCTCGACCTCGTGACCGCGAGCGCGCTCGAAGGCGTCTTCGAACCCCTCGAATGGCAGGTCAACGCGGTCAACGCCCCACAGATAGCCGACGAGCGCGGCATCGACGTCACCGAGTCGAAGACCCGCCAGTCCGAGGACTTCCAGAGCCTCGTGACGGTCACGGTGAAGAACGGGGACCAAGAGGTCGGGGTCTGTGGGACGCTGTTCGCTGGCGAGGACCCGCGGATCGTCCGGATCGACGGCTTCCGCGTCGACGCCATCCCCGCGGGCCACATGCTGGTCGCGCGCAACAAGGACGCGCCCGGCGTGATCGGATTCATCGGCACCGTATTGGGCGATTCGGACATCAACATCGCGGGGATGTTCAACGCCCGCGGCACCATCGGCGGCGAGGCGCTCACGGTCTACAACCTCGACCACGCCGTGCCCGAGGACCTCCGCGAGCGACTCGAAGCCGACGAGCGGATCATCGGAACCCGATACATCGCGCTCAACGGTACCGAGTAG
- a CDS encoding Na+/H+ antiporter NhaC family protein, with protein sequence MSSDRTGGSEGSNDEYGEGLGDASEGPRIEFYGGRWLSGLPLAIFVVWAVVQSGVLQVSATSGLVVGMLVALIVGMFFVKGDWKGYANTIFEGMTQPVAATAIVAWLWAGMFADTLQAGQFVGGLVWAANALSVGAALFPAATFILAALLATGIGSGYGTAIAFTTLFFPAGVLLGANPILMFGAILSGAVFGDNLAPVSDTTIVSAVTQDADIGGVVASRFKYAIIAAVFAFAGYVVAGSTMGSPFDVGQNAQSLFVQNSDPLGLVHLVAIGVVIATAVAGRHIVEAISWGIIASVVFNLVFGLSSISDILVFQAPRTSGAAQSLSGLPVVELVDPGSSAVGGSLFTGATGFFPLIVLTLLIVAGAQILVRGGGFAAMQDWLLTRVATSVRRAETTMVLGTAAINSMITINTAAEIAIAPYIARIGERFNINGYRRANILDANSSALGYIFPWGGGVLAGYTAMLGLPDQYDWFTQAMLVNPAQVWPFVFHGWFLFFVFVIAALSGFGLEYVSDRESEEVARV encoded by the coding sequence ATGAGTAGCGATAGAACCGGCGGATCGGAGGGATCGAACGACGAGTACGGCGAGGGCCTCGGCGACGCGAGCGAGGGCCCGCGGATCGAGTTCTACGGCGGACGGTGGCTGAGCGGGCTCCCGCTCGCGATCTTCGTGGTCTGGGCAGTGGTCCAGAGCGGCGTTCTCCAGGTCAGCGCGACCTCGGGGCTGGTGGTCGGGATGCTGGTCGCGCTGATCGTCGGGATGTTCTTCGTCAAGGGCGACTGGAAGGGGTATGCGAACACCATCTTCGAGGGGATGACCCAGCCCGTGGCGGCGACCGCGATCGTGGCGTGGCTCTGGGCCGGGATGTTCGCCGACACGCTGCAAGCCGGCCAGTTCGTCGGCGGCCTCGTCTGGGCGGCGAACGCGCTCTCGGTCGGCGCGGCGCTGTTCCCGGCGGCCACCTTCATCCTCGCGGCGCTGCTCGCGACCGGCATCGGCTCCGGCTACGGTACCGCGATCGCGTTCACCACGCTCTTCTTCCCGGCGGGCGTCCTCCTCGGGGCGAACCCCATCCTGATGTTCGGCGCGATCCTCTCGGGGGCGGTCTTCGGCGACAACCTCGCGCCCGTGAGCGACACCACGATCGTGAGCGCGGTGACACAGGACGCCGACATCGGTGGCGTGGTCGCCTCGCGGTTCAAGTACGCCATCATCGCGGCCGTGTTCGCGTTCGCCGGCTACGTCGTGGCGGGGAGCACGATGGGGAGCCCGTTCGACGTCGGGCAGAACGCCCAGTCCCTCTTCGTCCAGAACAGCGACCCCCTGGGGCTCGTGCATCTCGTCGCTATCGGGGTCGTCATCGCCACCGCGGTGGCCGGCCGACACATCGTGGAGGCGATCTCGTGGGGGATCATCGCCTCGGTCGTCTTCAACCTCGTCTTCGGGCTCTCCTCGATCAGCGACATCCTGGTCTTTCAGGCTCCCCGGACCTCGGGCGCTGCCCAGTCGCTCTCGGGGCTGCCGGTCGTCGAACTCGTCGACCCCGGCAGCTCCGCGGTCGGCGGCAGCCTCTTCACCGGGGCGACGGGCTTCTTCCCGCTGATCGTGCTCACCCTGCTGATCGTCGCCGGCGCGCAGATCCTGGTTCGCGGCGGCGGCTTCGCGGCGATGCAGGATTGGCTCCTGACGCGGGTGGCCACGAGCGTCCGTCGCGCCGAGACCACGATGGTGCTCGGCACCGCGGCCATCAACTCGATGATCACCATCAACACCGCCGCCGAGATCGCGATCGCGCCCTACATCGCCCGTATCGGCGAGCGGTTCAACATCAACGGGTATCGCCGGGCGAACATCCTCGACGCCAACTCCTCGGCGCTCGGCTACATCTTCCCGTGGGGCGGCGGCGTGCTCGCGGGCTACACCGCGATGCTCGGCCTGCCCGACCAGTACGACTGGTTCACCCAGGCGATGCTCGTCAACCCCGCCCAGGTCTGGCCGTTCGTCTTCCACGGCTGGTTCCTCTTTTTCGTCTTCGTGATC